From a single Diachasmimorpha longicaudata isolate KC_UGA_2023 chromosome 13, iyDiaLong2, whole genome shotgun sequence genomic region:
- the LOC135168350 gene encoding uncharacterized protein LOC135168350, giving the protein MSVLPVRSPISRRANIPVHKSQDVVGTANAAIGYRLKERSIGHKIQQTRTAKGRGIQQHQYGDVNRFVVQHAPEPGRNVRSRPTGTSIIPTNDERGDDEALRFEQRELQNFIKMREFEEKTDKMITLNRIREFVEQGMTAHEEDINIRREKLRHMLEIEDSELMREVVNQVQSTEETKRETTKNIIVMKKREEEANRRMLITTKRRQQHLENCPETRERISRDIARGVKYSNLIQMLEKEMQKKETRQLDELWYKIMLKENEKQKLKEKEEMMKRMTLGRTTGLILEHQIAGRSSSIGQVQRLREQEKLELEHLWNEVRAEEVRYLAHEREKRERLKGELEEQLMVARRRIAEENCHQAEVERMLKVTNEEELRKESEKIAKNTEFLRNEMMVYMRSLEDLRVEEAKREAEVNAIIEESARDAGAKRDLASKRYREERKRILENYLLERDEQMRLRREILGEERRRLEEENYCLRKDAEVGVADGRAEAMRRREMALHYGQQLQAQRQWDALKKHQEMDKDRVMHRDALKENEEYMRLTEEVVNAPEIIAPSAFKIMLKEFTTRRDEQQKILCDYRSVSVPSAPM; this is encoded by the exons ATGAGCGTTCTACCAGTACGTTCACCGATTTCACGTCGAGCAAATATTCCAGTTCATAAATCTCAGGATGTTGTTGGTACTGCCAATGCAGCCATTGGATACAGACTAAAGGAGAGATCAATTGGTCACAAAATACAACAAACGAGAACTGCCAAAGGTCGTGGCATTCAACAGCATCAATATGGTGATGTTAATCGTTTTGTTGTTCAACATGCACCCGAGCCTGGGAGAAATGTTCGATCAAGACCCACTGGCACTTCAATTATCCCCACGAACGATGAAAGAGGTGACGACGAGGCTCTGCGCTTTGAGCAGAGAGAACTCCAGAACTTTATCAAGATGCGAGAATTCGAAGAGAAAACGGATAAGATGATAACACTCAATAGAATTCGAGAATTTGTTGAACAAg GTATGACGGCACACGAGGAAGACATCAATATACGACGTGAGAAGCTACGGCACATGCTGGAGATAGAAGACAGTGAATTGATGCGAGAAGTCGTGAATCAGGTACAAAGTACCGAGGAAACAAAGAGagaaacaacaaaaaatatcattgTGATGAAAAAACGCGAGGAGGAGGCGAATCGAAGAATGCTCATAACGACCAAACGGAGACAGCAGCATTTGGAAAATTGTCCCGAAACGAGAGAAAGAATTTCACGTGACATTGCACGTGGTGTCAAGTATTCAAATTTGATTCAAATGTTGGAGAAGGAGATGCAGAAGAAGGAGACCAGACAACTTGACGAACTATGGTACAAGATAATGCTCAAGGAGAATGAGAAACAGAAGTTGAAGGAGAAGGAGGAGATGATGAAAAGAATGACATTGGGTAGAACAACCGGATTAATTCTGGAACATCAGATAGCTGGAAGATCATCATCCATCGGTCAAGTGCAGAGATTACGTGAACAAGAGAAACTGGAATTGGAGCATTTGTGGAACGAGGTGAGAGCCGAAGAAGTACGTTACTTGGCACATGAGAGGGAGAAACGTGAGAGGCTTAAGGGTGAGTTGGAGGAGCAGCTGATGGTGGCGAGGAGGCGTATTGCTGAGGAAAATTGTCACCAGGCCGAGGTCGAGAGGATGCTCAAGGTCACCAATGAGGAGGAACTGAGAAaagagagtgaaaaaatagCGAAGAATACCGAGTTTTTGAGGAACGAGATGATGGTGTACATGAGGAGTCTTGAGGATTTACGAGTTGAAGAAGCTAAACGAGAGGCTGAGGTTAATGCAATTATTGAGGAATCGGCTAGGGATGCTGGGGCAAAACGTGATCTTGCATCGAAGCGTTACAGGGAGGAACGTAAAcgtattttggaaaattatctaCTCGAGAGGGATGAACAGATGCGCTTGAGGAGGGAGATTTTGGGGGAGGAACGGAGGAGGCTCGAGGAGGAGAATTATTGTTTGAGGAAGGATGCTGAGGTTGGGGTGGCTGATGGACGTGCTGAGGCCATGAGGAGACGGGAAATGGCGTTGCACTACGGACAGCAATTGCAAGCTCAGCGCCAGTGGGACGCGCTGAAAAAACATCAGGAGATGGATAAGGACCGAGTTATGCATCGTGATGCATTGAAAGAGAATGAAGAATACATGAGACTCACTGAAGAAGTGGTTAATGCACCAGAAATCATTGCACCGAGTGCATTCAAAATTATGTTGAAAGAATTCACGACTCGGCGTGATGAACAACAAAAAATCCTTTGTGACTATCGTTCTGTTTCTGTACCCTCAGCACCGATGTAA